In Fibrobacter sp., the sequence CCAGCACAAAAATGAACAACCAGACCATGGCGAGAATGATGATCGGGTACATACACAACAGGATTACAGTGTTCCTGTTGTTACGCCAGATCTGGGTCTGCATTCCAACGTATTTCATGATACAGTTGTTAGTGGCTAGTGGTTAGTAGACAGGGATTCGGGAACGTTCTGCCCCCGATACCCCTAATCACAGCTTACTTTTTAGAACTTGACTTCGGGAGCCTTGTTCAAGGATTCACGGCTTTCAGTAGCTTCGTACATGGCAGCGCGCTTGAAGTTGAACATGCCAGCAATGATGTTGTTGGGGAAAATTTCGCAAGCGTTGTTGAATTCCTTGGTAGCGGAGTTGAAGAAGCGGCGAGCTGCAGCCAGCTTGTTTTCGATGTCAGAAAGTTCAGTCTGAAGCTGGAGGAAGTTGGTATTGGCCTTCAGTTCCGGGTAGGCTTCCAGGGAAACGCGGAGACCGGCAAGAGCGCTGGACATAGCCTTGTCCGCTGCAACCTTTTCATCCACGGTCTGGGCACCCATACCGGCGGCGCGGGCAGCGGTAATCTTTTCCAGGGTTTCCTTTTCGTGGGTGGCGTAACCCTTCACGGTGGAAACCAGCTGGGGCACCAAATCAAAGCGCTGCTTCAGCTGAACATCAATGTTTGCAAATGCGTTTTCGCGGTTATTGCGGAGCTTCACCAGTTTGTTGTAGGTGGTGATCAGCAAGAGGACGATGATGACGGCGACAGCAATGATAATTCCAGCGACCATAAGATTCTCCTTGTAATTGTTCTTACTTTGTAAATGTACAATAAAAAAACAAAAAAAATGACAGATTCCTCAAGACTTTACCCCAATTCGTCCCGCAGGAACTTTTCCAGCGTATCCTTCTGGGGAAGAGCCAGCATGTAGGTGGAAACAAACAGTTTGTTATCCATTCCCGCCAGGGCATACTCCACCATCTTTTTGCCCTTCTTCGTGCAGAGAAGAATACCCACAGGCGGATTATCCCCCTCGTTCATTTCGTTTTCCTTATAGTAGGAGACATAGGCATTCAACTGTCCCAAATCTCCGTGGTTAAAGGAAAAAAGGGTCTTCGACGGTCATGATTTCGCGTATGTGCGAAAAGGAAAGATTCTCAATAATTCGTTTAGCCGGCGTTTCGAATTCGTCCAACAGCGTTGGACTAATTCCGCTAGCCAAATAACCCTTGATTTTAGGGTAAATTTGATAAAAACGACGACAATTTTTAAACAGAGTCTCGTTCATCCCTCTTGTATTCAACCGAGCTTCAATATTTTTTCAGCAACTTTTCGCCATACTTCGCACGATCAAGACCTTTCTGCTCGTACTCAACAATGTAATAGCCGATCAGGTAATTTCTGATGGTGGCAAGTTTGTTTACCGCCTTCACCGAAGCGGAGTAGGCACTCTTGTGAATCTGCTCCAGAGAACTGGCCAGACCTTCGAAAGTCTGGGGATTGGAATTCTGCCAACCATTAGGCAACTGGAAGTCTTGAATTTGACTGGACATAGTATCTCCTTTGGAAAGAAAAAAGACATCTGTTTTTCAGATGCCTTGGAGATACTTTTTCGAACCTCGGGCGGAATTATAGCTTATACATAAATACTGGCAAGGGTCAAATTGTAATTTGTTTGTAAAAGGAGATCCTCCCCATACGGGAACCATGCGCACTAAGGAACAAGTTCCTAAGTGCTGTCCGCCGGAATCAAGTCCGGGATGATATGCTGGGTTTAAAGGAATTCGGCGGTGAATACGCTGCCGTCTTCAGGAGTAACTAGGCGGGGATTTTCCTTGACGCCGTCAGACCACTGCTTAAATATTCCCGTGGTTGCCTCAGCCTTCAAGAGCATGCTGTTTCCGCCAAAGAACGTACCTGTGTAATTGACTCGGGACAATTTCATTCCATCGATGGTTACGTAGCCGCCGCCATTGGCACCTACAGAAACCGTGATATCGTCACCAAAGCCAAATTCCTTACGGTAGTCTGCACGAAGGGCAGCGTTTCTACCCTTGCTATAGTACAAAATCATATCACCACGGGCATCAAATTCTCCACACATACCTGGATAAAAGCCGCAATAATCCCTACGGAACTTCTTCATGTCTCTTTCAATTTCGGAACCCGGAATTTGAGCATTT encodes:
- a CDS encoding LemA family protein, which gives rise to MVAGIIIAVAVIIVLLLITTYNKLVKLRNNRENAFANIDVQLKQRFDLVPQLVSTVKGYATHEKETLEKITAARAAGMGAQTVDEKVAADKAMSSALAGLRVSLEAYPELKANTNFLQLQTELSDIENKLAAARRFFNSATKEFNNACEIFPNNIIAGMFNFKRAAMYEATESRESLNKAPEVKF
- a CDS encoding DUF1016 domain-containing protein, encoding MGQLNAYVSYYKENEMNEGDNPPVGILLCTKKGKKMVEYALAGMDNKLFVSTYMLALPQKDTLEKFLRDELG